One region of Alosa sapidissima isolate fAloSap1 chromosome 1, fAloSap1.pri, whole genome shotgun sequence genomic DNA includes:
- the LOC121716094 gene encoding ras-related protein Rap-2b-like, whose amino-acid sequence MREYKVVVLGSGGVGKSALTVQFVTGSFIEKYDPTIEDFYRKEIEVDSSPSVLEILDTAGTEQFASMRDLYIKNGQGFILVYSLVNQQSFQDIKPMRDQIIRVKRYERVPMILVGNKVDLESEREVSSGEGKALAADWNCPFIETSAKNKTLVDELFAEIVRQMNYTSAPHRDAKCCCVVL is encoded by the coding sequence ATGAGAGAATACAAAGTGGTCGTGCTCGGCTCCGGTGGAGTGGGAAAGTCAGCGCTGACTGTCCAGTTTGTTACGGGTTCCTTCATTGAGAAGTACGACCCAACAATCGAGGATTTTTACAGGAAGGAGATAGAAGTGGACTCTTCTCCTTCGGTACTGGAGATCTTGGACACGGCGGGCACGGAACAGTTCGCTTCTATGAGAGACCTCTACATTAAAAACGGCCAAGGATTTATACTGGTCTATAGCTTGGTAAACCAACAGAGTTTCCAAGATATAAAACCAATGAGGGACCAGATTATCCGTGTGAAACGGTACGAGAGAGTGCCCATGATCTTGGTCGGGAATAAGGTGGACTTGGAAAGCGAGAGAGAAGTCTCTTCCGGCGAGGGCAAGGCGCTGGCTGCTGACTGGAATTGCCCGTTCATAGAAACCTCAGCAAAAAACAAGACGTTGGTCGACGAATTGTTTGCCGAAATTGTCAGGCAAATGAACTATACATCCGCACCTCACCGAGACGCTAAGTGTTGTTGCGTCGTGTTGTGA